The Lutibacter profundi genome includes a region encoding these proteins:
- a CDS encoding lysoplasmalogenase, with product MSRIKVALFVFVSVSILDIIGVVFSIPYLIFIFKPFILLSLLLLYHVSVSEKNSLYVSALFFSFLGDVFLIYKGSFSFNIGLLSFLIAHLFFIKIVISQIKKKTILKVIYSIIPFFILFLMLFLFLKNALNDLLIPVLIYGITISIFGAVSLINYLGIKSRKSLLMLGGAILFIFSDSVLAINKFYNSSHLFEIIIIITYIIAQYLIFRSMVHEDEI from the coding sequence ATGAGTAGAATTAAAGTTGCGTTATTTGTATTTGTATCAGTTTCTATACTCGATATTATTGGAGTTGTTTTTAGTATTCCATATCTCATTTTTATTTTTAAACCGTTTATTTTATTATCATTATTATTGTTATATCACGTTTCAGTTTCCGAAAAAAACAGTTTGTATGTTAGTGCATTATTTTTCTCTTTTTTGGGAGATGTTTTTTTAATTTATAAAGGTTCTTTTTCCTTTAACATAGGATTGCTATCGTTTTTAATAGCTCATTTATTTTTTATTAAAATTGTAATTTCACAAATTAAAAAGAAAACGATTTTAAAAGTAATATATTCAATAATTCCATTTTTTATATTATTTCTAATGTTATTTTTATTTTTGAAAAACGCTCTAAATGATTTATTAATTCCAGTACTAATTTATGGAATTACTATCTCAATATTTGGTGCCGTTTCTTTAATTAATTATTTGGGTATAAAATCAAGAAAATCATTGTTAATGTTAGGAGGAGCTATTCTTTTTATTTTTTCAGATTCAGTATTGGCAATTAATAAATTTTATAATTCGTCACATTTATTTGAAATAATAATTATAATTACATACATAATAGCTCAATATTTAATATTTCGCTCTATGGTGCATGAAGATGAAATTTAG